From one Musa acuminata AAA Group cultivar baxijiao chromosome BXJ2-6, Cavendish_Baxijiao_AAA, whole genome shotgun sequence genomic stretch:
- the LOC135616005 gene encoding uncharacterized protein LOC135616005 isoform X1, with protein sequence MISGAAGSSVAIEQAICGLTEFLIIVLDDKANLHSLEMPVNDIGSLSPMENKSTQSVLEALRSLPLNGHVQSANMIGDSFNQAINDDHKRKIVDHSNGKRNLFVHRSREWIDETSSNVDKLMSAAFPHLCIHSAEKVGKALVDGIQGLLLNCRCTLQRSKLMLLECLCVLVYDDADVVSMVAQESLESLFVLGEKFITKNEISGIFTSLIKALPCVVLGSDETIALSHAQKLLSLVYYVGPDLLVNYLQSPMRAVS encoded by the exons ATGATTAGTGGTGCTGCTGGAAGCTCTGTAGCCATCGAGCAGGCTATTTGTGGTTTGACTGAGTTCTTGATTATTGTTTTAGATGACAAGGCAAATCTTCACTCCCTTGAGATGCCTGTAAATGATATTGGATCACTTTCACCCATGGAAAATAAATCTACCCAATCTGTCCTAGAGGCTCTTCGTAGTTTACCTTTAAATGGTCATGTTCAGTCAGCAAATATGATTGGAGATTCTTTTAATCAAGCTATCAACGATGATCATAAACGAAAGATAGTTGATCATAGCAATGGCAAAAGAAATTTATTTGTACATCGTTCCAGGGAGTGGATTGATGAAACTTCTTCTAATGTTGATAAATTAATGTCTGCTGCATTTCCACAT CTTTGTATTCATTCTGCAGAAAAGGTCGGAAAAGCACTTGTAGATGGCATACAGGGGCTTCTGTTGAATTGCagatgcactttgcaaagaagcaAATTAATGCTTTTG GAGTGTTTGTGTGTGCTGGTTTATGACGATGCAGATGTTGTGTCCATGGTAGCACAGGAATCCCTCGAATCTTTATTTGTTTTGGGTGAGAAATTTATAACCAAAAATGAAATTTCTGGTATATTTACGAG CCTCATCAAAGCGCTTCCATGTGTGGTTCTTGGAAGTGATGAGACAATTGCTTTGTCACATGCTCAGAAACTACTTTCTCTAGTCTATTATGTAGGTCCGGACCTTTTAGTAAATTACCTTCAGTCTCCT ATGCGAGCTGTATCCTGA
- the LOC135616005 gene encoding uncharacterized protein LOC135616005 isoform X2 → MISGAAGSSVAIEQAICGLTEFLIIVLDDKANLHSLEMPVNDIGSLSPMENKSTQSVLEALRSLPLNGHVQSANMIGDSFNQAINDDHKRKIVDHSNGKRNLFVHRSREWIDETSSNVDKLMSAAFPHLCIHSAEKVGKALVDGIQGLLLNCRCTLQRSKLMLLECLCVLVYDDADVVSMVAQESLESLFVLASSKRFHVWFLEVMRQLLCHMLRNYFL, encoded by the exons ATGATTAGTGGTGCTGCTGGAAGCTCTGTAGCCATCGAGCAGGCTATTTGTGGTTTGACTGAGTTCTTGATTATTGTTTTAGATGACAAGGCAAATCTTCACTCCCTTGAGATGCCTGTAAATGATATTGGATCACTTTCACCCATGGAAAATAAATCTACCCAATCTGTCCTAGAGGCTCTTCGTAGTTTACCTTTAAATGGTCATGTTCAGTCAGCAAATATGATTGGAGATTCTTTTAATCAAGCTATCAACGATGATCATAAACGAAAGATAGTTGATCATAGCAATGGCAAAAGAAATTTATTTGTACATCGTTCCAGGGAGTGGATTGATGAAACTTCTTCTAATGTTGATAAATTAATGTCTGCTGCATTTCCACAT CTTTGTATTCATTCTGCAGAAAAGGTCGGAAAAGCACTTGTAGATGGCATACAGGGGCTTCTGTTGAATTGCagatgcactttgcaaagaagcaAATTAATGCTTTTG GAGTGTTTGTGTGTGCTGGTTTATGACGATGCAGATGTTGTGTCCATGGTAGCACAGGAATCCCTCGAATCTTTATTTGTTTTGG CCTCATCAAAGCGCTTCCATGTGTGGTTCTTGGAAGTGATGAGACAATTGCTTTGTCACATGCTCAGAAACTACTTTCTCTAG